Within Petrotoga sibirica DSM 13575, the genomic segment CTCCAAAAAGTTCTCTGATGAAGTAGTAAGAGCCAATATTAGAGCACTGGAGAGAGGGTACCAGGAGGTGAAACTTAGTGAGTGATATGAAAGGATGGAAAGATATCCCTATTGGTGGTGTAATTGATAAACCTGCTACGGCAAGAGAATACAAAACAGGTGAATGGAGAATTCAAAGGCCGATAATAAATAGAGAAAAATGTACTAACTGTATGCAATGCTGGCTTTATTGTCCGGATATGGCTATAGGTGGTAGGCTTGATGGCAAAAAGATGAAATTAGGAGAAGTGAATTTAGACTATTGTAAGGGCTGCGGTGTATGTGCAGCTGTATGTCCAGTTAACGCCATAGAAATGAAACCTGAATCAGAATTTATTTAGAGAAAATGTGAAGGAGGTTAAAATATATGCCCGTAAAACTAACAGTTACTGGAGCTGCTGCTGTTGCACATGCTATGAGGCAAATCAATCCAGATGTAGTTGCAGCTTATCCAATAACTCCTCAAACACCAATTGTTGAATATTATGCTGGATTCGTATCCGACGGTATCGTAGATACGGTACTGATTCCTGTGGAATCCGAACACTCAGCGATGAGTGCAGTAGTAGGTTCGGCAGCATCTGGGGCTAGAACTATGACAGCCACTGCTGCAAATGGGTTGGCATTGATGCTAGAAATAGTTTATATAGCTGCTTCTTACAGGCTCCCTATAATAATGCCTGTAGTCAATAGGGCATTATCAGGGCCCATTAATATTCACTGTGATCATTCCGATGCAATGATGGCAAGAGATTCTGGATGGATTCAATTCTTCACTGAAAACCATCAAGAAGCCTATGATTTTACAATAATGGCAACTAAATTGGCTGAAAAAGAGAATGTATTGTTGCCTGTTATGGTGAATTTAGATGGTTTCATTACCTCTCATGGAGTGGAAAGCTTCGAGATGTTAGATGATGGAGTGGTAAGGGAGTTTGTTGGAAGTTGGAACCCGAAATACTCTCTTTTAGATACTAAAAATCCTGTTACCTTTGGTCCATTGGACCTTTTTGATTATTACTTCGAACATCATCGTCAACAAGAGGAAGCTATGACAAATGCTTACAAAGAGCTTCCCAGAGTATTTGAGGAATTTGAAAAGATATCTGGAAGAAAATACGATTTTCTGGATTTGTACAAAGTAGATGATGCTGATTATATAATGGTTGTTATGAATTCTACTGCATCTACAGCAAAGTATGTTGTAGACCAGCTTAGAGAAGAAGGACATAAGGTTGGATTGGTGAAGCCTCAGGTCTTTACTCCTTTCCCTAAGAAGGAGTTTCAGCAAGTTTTAAATGGAAGAAAGGGTGTAGTTGTTTTAGATAGAGCAATGTCTTTTGGGAAAGAAGCCCCCTTGTATTCCTTAGTAAAATCTTCTTTGTATGAGGTTGCTTCTCGACCCTCTTTAGGTTCTTATGTTTATGGTTTAGGAGGAAGAGACACAACCCCTGAAATGATAAGAGAAGCATTTGAAGATGTTCTTCAAGGTAATCTTATAGCTGATGAACAAAGATACCTGGGTTTAAGAGAATAATCGGAGGTGAATAATTGTGCCTAATATTAGAGATATAGTAGGATACGTTGAAACACATGATTGGGGTTTTACACAAGGCCATAGATTGTGTCCGGGTTGTAATGCTCCGATGGTTGCAAATTGGGCTACTTTGGCTGCAAAAAG encodes:
- a CDS encoding 4Fe-4S binding protein — its product is MKGWKDIPIGGVIDKPATAREYKTGEWRIQRPIINREKCTNCMQCWLYCPDMAIGGRLDGKKMKLGEVNLDYCKGCGVCAAVCPVNAIEMKPESEFI
- the porA gene encoding pyruvate ferredoxin oxidoreductase — its product is MPVKLTVTGAAAVAHAMRQINPDVVAAYPITPQTPIVEYYAGFVSDGIVDTVLIPVESEHSAMSAVVGSAASGARTMTATAANGLALMLEIVYIAASYRLPIIMPVVNRALSGPINIHCDHSDAMMARDSGWIQFFTENHQEAYDFTIMATKLAEKENVLLPVMVNLDGFITSHGVESFEMLDDGVVREFVGSWNPKYSLLDTKNPVTFGPLDLFDYYFEHHRQQEEAMTNAYKELPRVFEEFEKISGRKYDFLDLYKVDDADYIMVVMNSTASTAKYVVDQLREEGHKVGLVKPQVFTPFPKKEFQQVLNGRKGVVVLDRAMSFGKEAPLYSLVKSSLYEVASRPSLGSYVYGLGGRDTTPEMIREAFEDVLQGNLIADEQRYLGLRE